GTATACTGCACTTTTGCTTGAAGAGATCCATCCTTTTCAGCTGTGTAAATGAGATCTCTCACATTTAGTTATCGGGACAGATTTGGCAATTTAGGATGACTGAGATCCAAGGAAACACCTAGATTAAACACAATCAAATATTCATGCAGTGGTGCTTCTGACATCTTTGCTTTAACATTATGAGGAGCTATAAGAAGGACATGCACGTTGAAAGTTAACTGAGAATGGCAGAATAAACCAGATGGCGTTATTGTGAAGGCAGCTATCAAAGAGAATAGTGCATAGAGAAGAACTGCATCCATAGTTATAAAGATGCAGATTCACAAACTGTGACAATGATTTTTCTCCCACAAACACAACAAAGGCATTACTGTTGCAGTGGAAAAAGTCTTGAATATAGTAGGCCATGTACAAAATTATAGTGGAGGCTGAGATGGTGACAGTAAAGTTGGAAGGGTTGCTGTACAGTATTCCTACTCCAGTCTGTACCTCTGGAGTTCCGCTCAGTCCAAAGAGTAGGTTAATAACCACATGCCTCTCTAAATCGTTCTGTAGACTGTGGAACATTTCATGTTCTGCCTTCAGAAATCTTGTTCTGACTTTCAAGACTTGTTTTCCTCTATTATACAATTCCATCTTCCAGGAACAAGTTCGCAAGGTAGAGTGCTCTTGCGCTCTCTCACACTTCCCTTCTCAATAGGCTTTTGACTACATGCTCAGACCTGAAGGAGTTATTCCAGAGAAGGGAAACACAAAAGCCCTGCACAACATGCAGTACACTGCTAGATAGCACTTAAAAAATGACTTTGCAATACCACCCATGTTGTTCCTCATCTGTCATTAACCATGATTTTGACTGCTGCACCTCCTCTTCTCAAGATATGTTGATggtaaagtttttttaaaaaaacaaccctaaatcATATAAGCCCCAAgctctcaatttttaaaaaaaattttaactaATGGATCACAgtaatatttcagcttttttttgtaGATATGCATGTAGATATCATTTGATGatacatgttttcttgtttaatatGGGTCCTTAGATCAAGTGCCGAGTATTTATTGTAACTTTGTAGACCACAGATTAAATCTTTGAAATCCAAGGATCCCTCAGATATACCACTAAAAAGCAGGCTTCACTGAAAAAGCAACAACCAGGAACATTTAAAATGAACCATTTATTAAATCAAACTGTTATTTTAACAGTTACATAAGTTACACAGCATGTTTAAGTCAAAagatttcacaaggaaaaaaaatttaaacttctATTATGCAGGCAAAAATAGTACCACACAATATGTAcctgggagggaagaagggaaggggaatcTCTAAACATTCAAATAAGGccataattatttaaaaacaacaataaaacaataataaaaccccccaaagatccattttcctttcagtgtgtTCAGTGCTGCTAACTATATGTACTTTTAGTGTACAGATGTAATCGAGGCAGTGATATCTTGATAGCTaggtttaatgttttaaaacactatCAGAAGTGGAATAAGGCTCATTAGTACATACAGCTGCCCTTGGAATGTCAATCTCAGTTGCCTTCATTAACTTAAAATTCACAAAGTGCACAGTTAAGATATGCCAAAAAATTGAAACTGCTACTCTACCAACAGCTGCCCATGCTTAATACTTAGTGGTCTATTGGAACAAAGTATGTTCTTTCAAAAAAGATGTGTAAGAAAAGCCACTGTAAAACATTTAGTTTCAGAGATGCACTAGGAGCTTTTTGTAAactgaaaagtagaaaaacatgGATTAATTAtgtaaagaaaagaatacaaaaaacaCTAGAAATGACCATCAAACTTTCAAAGAACAAGCACCACAATGGACATTAGCATTCGATTTTGCAGTGTACAGCAATGTAATCATTTTACTCTAACCAATCCACTTCATCAAATTCTGAATCATCTTCTGAATCACTGTATTCCACAGCAATGCGACGAGAAAGTATAGTAGCAACATCATTCTCAATGCGCTCATGCTTAGCTTCTTGTTCACGTTGCTCTTCAACTTTGCGTAGCTGAATACCTAAAGAACATCAAATCACAAACATGTTACTCTTCTCCTTTATCATTATACAAAGTATTTAGCTCATGATTCACAAAACGCTTTGCAAGCAAAAACGAAGGCTGAGGACATCATCCTCCTCAGAAGTTCTCTGTCAAGCTTTTAAAGAGAGGAATGTCAGAATTGCAATGGCAGACTGGATAGATCATCAGTCCTTCTACTATAACATCCTGCTTCTGATTTCCCATTAAAAACACACCCACATTCTTAGTACCACTGTAAGTTATTAAGCTATTTTACTATTTACATTTCCAAGCAATTTTTATATTCTCTCTTCATGGTCTCAATTAAAAGTTATAGCCATTTGAGTATCCTAATAAGATAGGATTTCTTGTAACTCAGTTTTGATCATGTAATGACCTGTTTTGGGATAAAGTATTACTTAAAGATCAAACACAAAGGAGAAATAACACATACTGATAGCATGAGAAAGTTAAATCCACTAACTTAGTTAAAAACCTGACAGataatatattttggttttatactCACAACACCAAAGATTGACACAGTCTAAATACGACCTACATCCTGTACTTAATACTCTCTCTTGTCAACTGACAGGCAACACAAGCACAGGTCCTTAGTGGAATTTAAGCTGTGGTAACTTGAGCCTTTGTTTCTTGTGCAAGACTTGGTCAAAAGCTTTTCAGGAATCACCTAAATTATACCAGCAGGCTCTCCTTTATTAAGTTTTTTGCTGACACTCTTTACTAATGTTCACGCACCACTGTTGTACTCAACTGCTGTTGATACTTCTCTGGAGTCAGTGATGTTATCAATTCATGTGCATATAGACgccttaaaaatattctgaatttgtATTATAGCCTATCTACTGATGATATTACAGTACCATACAGATTCTGTACTGTGTTGTAGGTGcaggggaaaaacagaagaatgcaGTACTCAAAACATTTGAGAAAGATTAACTATTCAAAGATACCACACAGTCAAAGAGCAGCACTCACAGCGCAGTGGGGATTTTTCTGGCCCGTCAGCCCATAAGCTGAAAGGTACACCTTGTACATACAGCTCCTCGCTAGATCATCAGGAAAACATTGCCCTGCACCTCTGCCATTCACTTGCACTCTGCCAGCAGGGCACCGTGCAATGCAAAGACTGCTCCGCTGCTGCGTTGAGACGTGTCAAGATTAGATACTTAACAGCTTTAAGTCTCAAGCAACGATTCTGAATGTCATTTATATGTTGTTGTAACACACTGATATACGATCGAGATTCCAGTGCCAATTGATATGTTCTGCTTTTATCTAACAGTCtgtgaaaaacaatgtttttgtcTTCTACACAATCTGTAGGTTATCAGAAATAGCTACATTTTCAGGTAGACAGAAATGAAGAGATAATCTCCACAGATCATCTATAAacacatgtactttttttttctaaatctaacTTCCACAGAGAACCAGTTTTGCCATCCAAACTAAACATCTGGTAAGTGCAAttacaaattgaaaaaaatctgtctacTTGGCAATGCATACACTGTAGAGAATAGAACGCCGAAACAGACTTAAGATGCATTCCTCTAAACTAACTTCTTACACACGTGAAATATTCCATCTCTCAAAGCTAATGTGTATTTAGCAAGTTTCTGAGACCATTCTTTTTGCCCCTTAATAGCCAAACATTACCTTTCCGTATTGCTTCCAGCAGAACGCTTCTAGCATCACTGATTACAGGAAGAGTTGAAGGATGGCGTTTGGGTTCAGGAGCAGGAATCACTTGGGATGGTGGAGATGGAGGCATTAGGGGGGCATGAGGGCCAGGGACAATGGTTGTGGGAGGAGGGTGCAGAACAGGAGAAGGGTGAGAAAGGGCTGCAACTGTGACAGGAGAGGAGGGTCGAATGCTGGGAGGAGGcaagggagggggtgggggtggtggaggaagtCCCTGTACTTCAGCttgaggaggaactgggtgaacAGGTACAGCTTCACACACTTGGGCAGCTCTAGTGACAGGAGGAGAGGGTTGTGCTAGGGGAGGAGCAATTGGAGGTGGAGCTGGATGTAGGACTCCAGGAGCTATCTGGAGAGGAGCTGGTGGAGGTGGCACAGCCGGggcctgcagagcagctgtgggagggggtgggggaggtgggactgggggtggaggggttgAAGTCATTGCAGCTCTTAATGATGAAGTTGACAAAGCAGATGGaagaggtggtggtggcggtggagGAGGAGTGGGGCTCACAAACACTGGTGTTCTGCCTGTTGCTGGTGACTGAGGACGATTTTCTACCAAGCCAGTAGTAGAACTGAAACATCCAATAACAGGACAAAGTTATTAGAGCTGGAGAGTGGAAAAAACAGTAATAGATTCACTTCTGCAACTTAAGAATATTGAATGCTGAGCATTAAAGAGCATTATGTACTATGATGATTTCAAGGTATTCATACCTCATATACAAGGAAATCTAATTCGCAGAATGGAGTATGCATCAGTCTTCCAACAGACCTTTGCTCAAATACAGCTATTAACTGAGTTTATGCTCTTATACAAACCTGCATCTTTATCAAAGGTTTCCTATACCAGTATAACTCTTCCCTTCCATCCCTAAGcaaatccaaattatttttctgaagggaACTAGTGGTTGATTAACTGCTTCATTCacagaactttaaaaacaaaacaaaacaaaacaaaacaaaaaacaaaacaaaacgaagcAGTACAAGCAATGAGGATGAGttacatttgaaatacatatttaaggTTTGATGACAAGATGAGTGAGGCTAATACTAAAGGTCATCAACTCTATGTGCAGAGAGGTATATTTATATGCTAGATACTCATTATAATGCAATGAATAggtgaacagaagaaaacaaaagggaacagtaaaattattttcctgaaaggCCACTAGAGGGTTTCTTTCAGCTGTTGTGGAAAATTAATCTAGAGAGTTATGCATTTCTGTGTATAATCTCCTGAACAGTAAAAAGACATTCTTTTCAAAAGACTAACATCTTGCTGATGTAACAACCATGTCTGAATTAACTGTCTTCTATTCCAAGTTGTATGTACCTGACCATAAAATAAGATTTTGGGTATAAAACAACAGAGGAGTGACAACCAGAGCCTCACTCTAGAAAGTACTCTAAGTACGTATCCAGTTCTTGGAAGGcacagagaaatagaaaataaaaacacctgggggaaggaaaaaaaaaaaaaaagcagttgcaaTTTAGCAAACATGATGAATATATAGTTTCAACAGCTGACTGTCTTACTGCGATATATTCTTCCTTTCATGTAGGCTGAAACACAGCTCAGTTGTACAAATTTCAGATTTCCAAATTTCCAAAGCTAAACCCTGAGATTCCAACAtctttcacagaaacattttccataTAGATATTTGTCTTGCCATGTAACTCAGAAGGCGACATAGTCGCAATATTAAGGTGAGGCCTGTCTCCACAGTGGCACTCTATGGGGTTTAGATGCCGACCTTTCTCTCCAACTCCTGCgtggccctgcagctgcagacGCGTTAGGGCTGTGGACTGACATAGCTCCTAGGATGTGTGTACTGCCTGGGCTGCATGGAAATAATCGTAATGACTATTAGTGGGGTGGTGGAAAACTAAAACTCCCCAATAAATCTGCATGTGGCTTGACCACTTCGTACCTAACACAAGGAGGCACAGGTTTCACATCTCCTGGTCCATGCattggaggtggtggtggtggttcaTTTGGTCTGACCAACACTCGCTCCTCAGCTCTGTTCAGAAGTTCAGACATCTGGCTATAGGGTAATGCAGAAAGCGAGTATGATCCATCCATATGGTCCACATATGCTTGAGATCTGtaggaaaacagtgaaaaatgatCCAACATAACCTTTAGTAAAAATAAGTATTAGTGCCCTCAGCTACTGTTCTATACTTCAGTTTGATTTCTGAATTCAAGTATCTTCTCTGCACCAATGTTGCATATTGTACTTCATggctttttaataatttatccCACTTTCCATGCCATTGCTTCTAGCAGCTCAAGGGTTTAATGATTTTGACAGGTATATCAGACAAATTCTACAGTATGTGTGTGATCTTAGTGTTTATTAGTCACATTATTTTGAGTTAAGTAAACATAGCAATACAATCAGAAATACACATATACCAGAGTGTATTATGAAACAGACATTATACTCCACGATTGTTTCTGCTCCTCAATCCCTACATATATGCAACCATATTCTTTTATAACATTCATGAAACATCCATCGATGTTAGAATGGTAGAATTTACAACTGAATAATTTAGCTGAACTTCTGTCAGAGGATCTATATTCCAATATATAGAGAGAACTCACTAGTTTAGACCTAATACTTTGTAGCTATACAACGCATATAAGGAAGGTAATCTAAATATCTATTATTGAGTAGTAGCAGTAAATAAAGTTGATTCAACTTACTTGTTAGTGACAACTTTAGACACACCTCAAGGACCTGATCAGTTAGGAAATTTTAATTAACTACTGAattattaagattttaaaaacatttctctaCTAAATTCAGAGGAAATGCGTTTGCAGAACACTTTCCAACAAGTAAAACAATACTCTACATTTCCACATACTGCCACCACTGTAGTATCTAAGCCTATTAAATTCTTCAGGGGTGAAGTTCTTACTCTGTTACTCAAAAGCACTGTTCTGTATCTGAACAACATGCTCTGCACATGTAGTGCTCCGAAGCACTACAGCATTATTCATAATTGCATTACTGGTACTGAGGTAATCCAGGTTTAGGACAGGGTCCTGGATATAAAAGGAGTCCTGCAACAAGTGTGTCTAACGTGGAATCTGATGTACAACACAACAGAAGGACAGCAGGAAAGCAGATGTTTCTGCCAATGACTTGACACAGAAGTTTACAAAGGTCAGATACTATAAATTTGTTTCCAGAAAAATGCTAATCACCATAACTTGAGTTGTACCCTACTGAGTGAAATGCACTCAGACCATTTTTACTTTCTGAATTGAGCTAAGTTTTCTACAAGCAGGTTTTTCCGTTTTTCAGACAGCAAACACTATCTCCTAGAGTTGTCATAATTATCCACTGTGACTATTAAGTTTGTTTGAAGACAGTACAAAGCTAAACAAAATACTCCGTTATGGTGCTTTTGGCCAATGAACGATAGGGAAAACATGTAACTATTTTTTGGAGGACAAtgaatactttttaattaaaaagccctAACCCCCAGAAAACATACCCCTAAAACTCCTAATATTACTTGTCAGCCCTCTTTCCTATCAGATGTTTCTTGGCTGGTAAAATGGACTTGGTTTTGCACAAACACCAGAAGTAAACACAGCAGGTGTTTACCACGTGAAATGCTACTTTTAGCCACCAGCAAATACATGCTGTGAAATGCGAATCCAACCAGTTGGATTTTGTAATAGACTATAACCAGAAATGTCAATCAAATCTTGGATTTGCTCAAGAGTAAAGAGAAGCTCAGCATTCTCATCTGAGTTCTAAGTGGACATTTGTTCACATCACACCCACCATATAGTCTTGGCAGTGTCTGcttcagaaaaatcaagacaCTGGAATAATGGGGATTTTGTAGGTCAAGACTGGAATGTAGTGACACACCTGGGTGCAAGCTTGCAACAGTGACACTACACCTTCTTCAAGCTGCAGATGACAACACATCCTCAAGGATACAATGACTTCCAAGGATACACGCTactcttaaaaataacaaatactcCTTTAAGGACACACtgactaattattttaaaactgagtttTGATTGAGCTAAATCAATTATTTCCAGTGCATTTCAAGAATAGCAGTAGCATCTCATCATTTACCATTTCTCAAGCATGTTCACTATGTAGTATGAATATCTGTACTTAAtaaaggataggaaaaaaaaaagaaaccttgatTCAAAATGTGAAGCTGGGCCATTAGCAACTTCAATGTGCTTATGTAAGAGGTTAGCATCATCTTCTGCAAGCTCCGGACCTTGGGCTAACTTCTGCCACTCTCTCCGTCTGTCATGAGGTGCCCTTGGCACTTTTTCTGGTTCATGAGGGCGATCTAGATTTTTCTGCTGTAGGAGAGTTGTGCAAACAAAACTGACAACTAAGACAGTCTTTTTTAATTAGTTGCATTTAAACATCAGccacaaaataatgaaaaacaatccCAATTCAAGTGCAAGAAAAATTTACTTTCAGTCTAAATATGATACATAAACCAAAAAGACTTGTAAGAGGCAGAAACTTCAGTATAGTGGATAATTagctgaaaaatacagagaaaaataactgtataAGTAGCTTTTTATTCTaagtctgaaatgaaattatgaatcTGACGCTTATATTTACTGTCTCTATGTATGAAATATACAGAATAATGGTGAAACAAAAAAGTAGCATTACCTTTGCAAAAGTGTTTAACTTTAAGAAAGTATAAACAAAGTGCTCTATTCCTGCTAATTTCTTTCTAGTTTAGAGCAAACATATCTATTAGAATGTCATTCAAGCTTTTTCACCTGTGAGACTGTCAGAATTTTGTATTATAAAAAAGCGTTCAGTGAAATTCTTTATTCTTGCtgtattcctctttttttctcctttttgagtCATTGCTAGAAGACTTACAAGTTTTGGCAAATCTGCTGTTAGTTACATTAAGACAGCATGAAAGCTCTGGGCCtttctatattatttattattattattgttattgttattattaaatatCTATTTGTTAAAGTTGATGGTATTGAATGAATACAAGTAGTTTTAGTTGAATGAAGATGACTGTGTAAAGTTTGGATTGTTATTAATTGCATAACCAAAAAAGTACCATATCTGCAAATAAAccctttccaggaaaaaaacccagaagctaTATAAAGCTAATATATAtaccttctgcttcctcttttcttttcttttgtcctcAGTGTCCtgcaacattttttccttccacagatCAAAGAAGTATGAAGGATTGGTATAAAACTTCAAACCCTCTTTTCCATCATCCCTGAAATACAATTATGCAAACAGGGTATACTATTTATTTGACAACACGTGAATCCAAACAttaaggcaaaggaaaggcatatTAAGAAATACCTAGTATCTCAGACCctgaaatattttactgaagaaCATTAAAAAGATGAACATTGACCTCCTGTGCCATCATTCTTTACTATCTTTCCTTGTATTCAAGGTCCTGATTTTAGAAAAGTAACTTTAACACAAGCTGTAGATAAAAAAGAGTATCATAAATCAGAGAACTCGCATTCCAATGACTCAAATCTTGCtcttaaaataatgaacaaattTGTGTGTCTGCTCGTGTTCAACTATTGATTCAAATTGACTTTGGGACAGAAAACAACATTCATTTCCATTAAAGACCCTTCTTTCTACATAGTTACCTgcttattttcttcactttacaCCCAAGAGCACTACATGGTTTAATaaatacagataataaaaatggcttttttttacTAGTGTTACACTGGGGTAAAATTTGAGTAAAGTGGAGTAAAGTTTTAACACTTATAATGTCTTCTGCTGCCTGTATTCCTCCAGCAGCTTCAGTTTTCTAGCGTGGCTCCTTAACTATTTAAGTGCTACTCAACATGAGCAAGGTGTCTGGATATAGCATCTCTATTACATAAAATAAGCTAGAAAttggttttgattaattttattttactaacCTGTAAGGGGTGAGAATGTTAAGTGGAGGAGGCTGTTCACAAATGTCATAAGTTTCTTGCAAAGGAATAGGCAGAGTTTTGCGGTCAAACAGCTGTTGATCTTGAATTGTGGAACTCCGGAAAGCTTTCCTCATTGTAATGTCCTGCAGTGACACTGAAAGGGGatattgccatttaaaaaaaaccaccaaagatAGTTTATTTGGATTAATCTGGAATTGCTTAATGCTGGTTAGAATACCAATATTAAACTTTACTACTAGTATCTTAtgcattttacagcaaatataaATTCATCTAGCACTACTGCCACAGCAGGATATTGTCAGATTATGTGAAAAACATAATTGTAATGTTCTAGCACGTTATCTTCTATTTAGCTTCACAGGAAATTTTTGCTCACCTGGATAGATATGAGAACTCTGTCTCTCCAAAGTAGTTCAACAAATTGCTTCCTGTAGCTATAAAATATCATTCTGTAGTTCAGAAATACCTAATAACATTTACTAACTCAATTTCACAATCCTTTTGGTACTAAAAAATTACTCTCTATCTTGAGGTATAGAGTTCAACTTTATACTATCAGCAAGTCAAATTTTGCATTCCTTGCATGTAGGTAGCAGTTCCACTGAAGGCCCACTGAGATGCCAAACCAGCAAATCACTTAAGCTTGTGCTACTGATATCGTTGAGTTTTAATGGAAGATGATACTATGTTCCAACACATGAAACTAGTCAAATGTTTTTTAATCAGACTGTTTAATCAAGATGAGACTTCTCTGTTTAATTCAAGTGAGACACCTTGAGTCTTTAAGCACAGTAGTAGGAATAATCAATTATCTTTATGTAAGATTCAAAGTAAAATAACACTAGGTAAACACAATagattaaacagtgatttgaaatATATTGACTTTTTGCTGTTAAAGCCCATATATCTTTTTCTATTTCACAAtcattaaaatttagaaaaagattAATGGAAAAGTGACTGCAACTCATGAAACTTGCACTTCTAATTCTGGAAACAGTGTACCTGTTCAGTCTCAtatttctctccctccctgatCTTCAGTTACTACATCTGTGAAGTCCAGGTATGTCTCAAGACGAACCCTGCAGCCAGCGTTAGACTTTCACTAGACAAAGCAGCAGCCCTTTTCATTGGTttggggttgtggttttttttttttgtttttgtggtttttttaaatcacaaacaatactgaaaacagttttaagaCATACTAACAAAGAGAGTATTTTCAGCACATGCATTTTATCTATAAATAATTAGGTTTATTTTATACAAACAGGTTGATAGTAGTGCCCCTTTACTCAAGATGAGAGGACAGCCCCCCTCCCATATCACTAGGGCCTTCagcaacaattttttaaaagagtgcATCTGTTTAAGCTGAAAGCTGCATTTTACTCTGGTTCCTGTAACACATACAAGCGTACACATAcgtacacgtacacacacacacacaatttctaTTGTATGATCACAAAGGGGCAGAAGGCAGGATTTTTTCCAGAGGGCTTGCAATTCCTGGAATGTTCTTTCTTCTTACCTAAGCATATTGGCAGCATCCTTTGTGAGGCTAAAGATGGGATTGATTTTCAGTTTGGCTTTTGAAGTTTATTACAGTTGGCAAGGTTGTGTGTTCCTGGAGAAgtttcctcctttttacccttagGTTCTGTTTCATTACAgtgtcttttattcttttgaataCCTTTAATTAGCTGCTCAGAAGCCTTTTTAAGGGTGTGAAAGAAGTATTATAATGTATGAATGTCAGCTAGGAGTCTCAATTTCTGC
The Mycteria americana isolate JAX WOST 10 ecotype Jacksonville Zoo and Gardens chromosome 3, USCA_MyAme_1.0, whole genome shotgun sequence genome window above contains:
- the WASF1 gene encoding actin-binding protein WASF1 isoform X3 encodes the protein MIQVKEHKLFRVSRHILESLMLGKYAEDIFGELFNEAHSFSFRVNSLQERVDRLSVSVTQLDPKEEELSLQDITMRKAFRSSTIQDQQLFDRKTLPIPLQETYDICEQPPPLNILTPYRDDGKEGLKFYTNPSYFFDLWKEKMLQDTEDKRKEKRKQKQKNLDRPHEPEKVPRAPHDRRREWQKLAQGPELAEDDANLLHKHIEVANGPASHFESRSQAYVDHMDGSYSLSALPYSQMSELLNRAEERVLVRPNEPPPPPPMHGPGDVKPVPPCVSSTTGLVENRPQSPATGRTPVFVSPTPPPPPPPPLPSALSTSSLRAAMTSTPPPPVPPPPPPPTAALQAPAVPPPPAPLQIAPGVLHPAPPPIAPPLAQPSPPVTRAAQVCEAVPVHPVPPQAEVQGLPPPPPPPPLPPPSIRPSSPVTVAALSHPSPVLHPPPTTIVPGPHAPLMPPSPPSQVIPAPEPKRHPSTLPVISDARSVLLEAIRKGIQLRKVEEQREQEAKHERIENDVATILSRRIAVEYSDSEDDSEFDEVDWLE
- the WASF1 gene encoding actin-binding protein WASF1 isoform X5; this encodes MRKAFRSSTIQDQQLFDRKTLPIPLQETYDICEQPPPLNILTPYRDDGKEGLKFYTNPSYFFDLWKEKMLQDTEDKRKEKRKQKQKNLDRPHEPEKVPRAPHDRRREWQKLAQGPELAEDDANLLHKHIEVANGPASHFESRSQAYVDHMDGSYSLSALPYSQMSELLNRAEERVLVRPNEPPPPPPMHGPGDVKPVPPCVSSTTGLVENRPQSPATGRTPVFVSPTPPPPPPPPLPSALSTSSLRAAMTSTPPPPVPPPPPPPTAALQAPAVPPPPAPLQIAPGVLHPAPPPIAPPLAQPSPPVTRAAQVCEAVPVHPVPPQAEVQGLPPPPPPPPLPPPSIRPSSPVTVAALSHPSPVLHPPPTTIVPGPHAPLMPPSPPSQVIPAPEPKRHPSTLPVISDARSVLLEAIRKGIQLRKVEEQREQEAKHERIENDVATILSRRIAVEYSDSEDDSEFDEVDWLE
- the WASF1 gene encoding actin-binding protein WASF1 isoform X1, with the protein product MPLVKRNIDPRHLCHTALPRGIKNELECVTNISLANIIRQLSSLSKYAEDIFGELFNEAHSFSFRVNSLQERVDRLSVSVTQLDPKEEELSLQDITMRKAFRSSTIQDQQLFDRKTLPIPLQETYDICEQPPPLNILTPYRDDGKEGLKFYTNPSYFFDLWKEKMLQDTEDKRKEKRKQKQKNLDRPHEPEKVPRAPHDRRREWQKLAQGPELAEDDANLLHKHIEVANGPASHFESRSQAYVDHMDGSYSLSALPYSQMSELLNRAEERVLVRPNEPPPPPPMHGPGDVKPVPPCVSSTTGLVENRPQSPATGRTPVFVSPTPPPPPPPPLPSALSTSSLRAAMTSTPPPPVPPPPPPPTAALQAPAVPPPPAPLQIAPGVLHPAPPPIAPPLAQPSPPVTRAAQVCEAVPVHPVPPQAEVQGLPPPPPPPPLPPPSIRPSSPVTVAALSHPSPVLHPPPTTIVPGPHAPLMPPSPPSQVIPAPEPKRHPSTLPVISDARSVLLEAIRKGIQLRKVEEQREQEAKHERIENDVATILSRRIAVEYSDSEDDSEFDEVDWLE
- the WASF1 gene encoding actin-binding protein WASF1 isoform X4, which translates into the protein MLGKYAEDIFGELFNEAHSFSFRVNSLQERVDRLSVSVTQLDPKEEELSLQDITMRKAFRSSTIQDQQLFDRKTLPIPLQETYDICEQPPPLNILTPYRDDGKEGLKFYTNPSYFFDLWKEKMLQDTEDKRKEKRKQKQKNLDRPHEPEKVPRAPHDRRREWQKLAQGPELAEDDANLLHKHIEVANGPASHFESRSQAYVDHMDGSYSLSALPYSQMSELLNRAEERVLVRPNEPPPPPPMHGPGDVKPVPPCVSSTTGLVENRPQSPATGRTPVFVSPTPPPPPPPPLPSALSTSSLRAAMTSTPPPPVPPPPPPPTAALQAPAVPPPPAPLQIAPGVLHPAPPPIAPPLAQPSPPVTRAAQVCEAVPVHPVPPQAEVQGLPPPPPPPPLPPPSIRPSSPVTVAALSHPSPVLHPPPTTIVPGPHAPLMPPSPPSQVIPAPEPKRHPSTLPVISDARSVLLEAIRKGIQLRKVEEQREQEAKHERIENDVATILSRRIAVEYSDSEDDSEFDEVDWLE
- the WASF1 gene encoding actin-binding protein WASF1 isoform X2 is translated as MPLVKRNIDPRHLCHTALPRGIKNELECVTNISLANIIRQLSSLSKYAEDIFGELFNEAHSFSFRVNSLQERVDRLSVSVTQLDPKEEELSLQDITMRKAFRSSTIQDQQLFDRKTLPIPLQETYDICEQPPPLNILTPYRDDGKEGLKFYTNPSYFFDLWKEKMLQDTEDKRKEKRKQKKNLDRPHEPEKVPRAPHDRRREWQKLAQGPELAEDDANLLHKHIEVANGPASHFESRSQAYVDHMDGSYSLSALPYSQMSELLNRAEERVLVRPNEPPPPPPMHGPGDVKPVPPCVSSTTGLVENRPQSPATGRTPVFVSPTPPPPPPPPLPSALSTSSLRAAMTSTPPPPVPPPPPPPTAALQAPAVPPPPAPLQIAPGVLHPAPPPIAPPLAQPSPPVTRAAQVCEAVPVHPVPPQAEVQGLPPPPPPPPLPPPSIRPSSPVTVAALSHPSPVLHPPPTTIVPGPHAPLMPPSPPSQVIPAPEPKRHPSTLPVISDARSVLLEAIRKGIQLRKVEEQREQEAKHERIENDVATILSRRIAVEYSDSEDDSEFDEVDWLE